A part of Myxococcales bacterium genomic DNA contains:
- a CDS encoding metallophosphoesterase — MHLSDLHGTSPGHVEERVMQLVESERPDLIVLTGDTCDQGTFAAYAPFLARLHAPLGVFAVQGNWEHWRPAVDEIEAYRAANITLLVNEARKVRDDVWVIGFDDLTGGSPDAERALRDVPRDANGVRTIALMHSPQFFDAIAGRVTIAFAGHTHGGQVCAPVVGPLWLPPGCGRYVAGPYEARGSWMYVSRGLGTSILPVRFLARPEIAIVTLDDGTP, encoded by the coding sequence ATGCACCTGAGCGATCTCCACGGGACGTCCCCGGGCCACGTGGAGGAGCGTGTGATGCAGCTCGTGGAGTCTGAGCGCCCCGACCTCATCGTGCTCACGGGGGACACCTGCGACCAAGGCACCTTCGCGGCCTACGCGCCGTTCCTCGCGCGCCTCCACGCGCCGCTCGGCGTCTTCGCCGTGCAGGGCAACTGGGAGCACTGGCGCCCCGCGGTGGACGAGATCGAGGCCTATCGCGCGGCCAACATCACGCTGCTCGTCAACGAGGCGAGGAAGGTCCGCGACGATGTCTGGGTGATCGGCTTCGACGACCTGACCGGCGGCTCACCCGACGCGGAGAGGGCGCTCCGCGACGTACCTCGCGACGCGAACGGCGTGAGGACCATCGCCCTCATGCACTCTCCGCAGTTCTTCGACGCCATCGCGGGACGCGTGACGATCGCGTTCGCTGGGCACACGCATGGCGGGCAGGTGTGCGCGCCGGTCGTCGGGCCGCTCTGGCTGCCACCCGGCTGCGGTCGCTACGTGGCGGGTCCGTACGAGGCCCGCGGCTCGTGGATGTATGTCAGCCGAGGCCTCGGGACGTCGATCCTTCCGGTTCGCTTCCTCGCCCGACCCGAGATCGCGATCGTCACGCTGGACGACGGGACCCCGTGA
- a CDS encoding peptidylprolyl isomerase: MAGFPENASGVLTARITTELGELVCRLDEAAAPISVANFVGLARGTRPFLKNGQWTVGRFYEGLIWHRVIPDFVIQGGDPRGTGTGGPGYSLPNENHAPQTLGALSMAASNPAPDEFLPSGSQFYVVVGRGPKADYNVFGTCSVETAKAIAAVERRSNDKPKVDVHMSVSIERCPR; the protein is encoded by the coding sequence ATGGCGGGCTTCCCGGAGAACGCCAGCGGCGTGCTCACCGCGCGCATCACCACCGAGCTCGGCGAGCTCGTGTGCCGTCTGGACGAGGCGGCCGCGCCCATCTCGGTGGCGAACTTCGTGGGCCTCGCCCGAGGCACGCGCCCTTTCCTGAAGAACGGGCAGTGGACCGTGGGCAGGTTCTACGAGGGACTGATCTGGCACCGCGTCATTCCCGACTTCGTCATCCAAGGCGGCGATCCGCGGGGCACCGGCACGGGCGGCCCCGGCTACTCGCTCCCGAACGAGAACCACGCGCCACAAACCCTTGGTGCGCTCTCGATGGCGGCGTCGAACCCCGCGCCGGACGAGTTCCTACCAAGCGGCAGCCAGTTCTACGTGGTCGTCGGCAGGGGGCCGAAGGCCGACTACAACGTCTTTGGTACCTGTTCGGTCGAGACCGCGAAGGCCATCGCCGCGGTCGAGCGCCGCAGCAACGACAAGCCCAAGGTGGACGTGCACATGAGCGTGTCCATCGAGCGGTGCCCTCGGTAG